The Manis javanica isolate MJ-LG chromosome 2, MJ_LKY, whole genome shotgun sequence genome contains a region encoding:
- the LOC140847869 gene encoding uncharacterized protein, translating into MFSPRALKWKQESSLKEKKLGLLPARPLGGRAAPGPAAPARRAPRGRERAGAPGPRKVPRGRQRHEPGLPAARRPGPRAPQRRPGPRGGGRRRGAAGRGALPVRARARPHPRARGPRGGGAERAGRRRPSCPSPAVSRPPTAPTPDTAARRARTWAAGPGRAHAAPRGPHQPPGASAAAPFGLPPPGTHLLKLPERPPRPAGPPEPSGAAEGRGGASGPGWRDEHPAGRDVGQQRPHPRRTCRVTDGARGPTRPPGRAPRGVRRPLRAAGCTPTAPPALGGGVSQSRDLRTLLMSAARPFLTPETPGPSP; encoded by the coding sequence ATGTTTTCTCCCAGGGCTCTCAAGTGGAAGCAAGAAagttccttaaaagaaaaaaaattaggccTACTTCCCGCCCGGCCCCTGGGAGGGAGGGCGGCCCCGGGCCCAGCAGCGCCGGCTCGGCGAGCACCCCGGGGGCGGGAGCGCGCGGGGGCGCCCGGGCCGCGGAAGGTCCCGCGGGGGCGGCAGAGGCACGAGCCGGGGCTACCTGCAGCGCGGCGGCCCGGACCCCGCGCCCCACAGCGCCGTCCGGGGCCCCGCGGCGGGGGTCGGCGGCGGGGTGCAGCCGGACGCGGGGCCCTCCCGGTCCGAGCGCGGGCCCGGCCCCACCCCAGAGCGCGCGGGCCGCGGGGCGGGGGCGCGGAGCGTGCGGGGCGGCGGAGGCCCTCGTGCCCGAGCCCAGCAGTTTCCCGCCCACCGACCGCCCCGACACCCGACACCGCCGCGCGCCGCGCCCGCACCTGGGCCGCCGGGCCGGGGAGGGCGCATGCCGCCCCGCGGGGCCCCCACCAACCGCCGGGCGCCTCCGCCGCCGCGCCTTTCGGCCTCCCGCCCCCCGGCACCCACTTGCTCAAGCTGCCCGAGCGCCCGCCGCGTCCAGCCGGGCCGCCGGAGCCGTCGGGGGCAGCGGAAGGCAGAGGCGGTGCGAGCGGCCCTGGCTGGCGGGACGAACACCCGGCCGGCCGGGACGTCGGCCAACAGCGGCCCCACCCACGGCGCACATGCCGGGTGACTGACGGGGCGCGGGGCCCCACCCGGCCGCCTGGACGCGCCCCGCGCGGCGTCCGGAGGCCATTGCGGGCGGCGGGCTGCACGCCCACCGCGCCGCCTGCACTCGGTGGTGGCGTGTCCCAATCCCGGGACCTGCGGACGTTATTAATGTCAGCCGCCCGGCCCTTTCTCACCCCGGAGACACCAGGCCCTTCTCCGTGA